The following coding sequences are from one Streptomyces sp. NBC_01232 window:
- a CDS encoding serine/threonine-protein kinase: protein MKPGLSKAEPAPAAKAGAGDAKPELGKGAPAPAAKAGPEDAKPGLGKGASEGEGAKPVVEPDDAKPAAVKPGLSKAEPAPAAKAGAGDAKPELGKGAPAPAAKAEGSVVRTGVNPVVEKADAMAAAVKAAAAKAAEGGQDEGRLLAGRYRLSAVLGKGGMGTVWRAQDETLGRTVAVKELRFSTGVDEDEKRRLITRTLREAKAIARIRSGGAVTVYDVVDEDGRPWIVMELIEGPSLAEFIRENGPLTPHRAAEVGLAVLDVLRAAHGQGILHRDVKPSNVLIAGNGRVVLTDFGIAQVEGDPSVTSTGMLVGAPSYISPERARGQKPGPPADMWSLGGLLYASVEGVPPYDKGSALATLTAVMTEPVDPPKNAGPLTDVIYGLLAKDPAHRLDDGRARAMLNAVLAAPEPRPAPVVAPAAEETRQISLADAQDAAEKATAEKAAEKAAKKERERREREQRERARAALKAARKAATAAAATTAVSAAESPKSKPSPVPAPLTDVMQRRTIVLAIAAVVVVLAVVGSLIAYSLGDDKDAKKEGKGGKQPTPAASAPKDPGSGGTGGTAPKPSGNTGESAGTGTGSGTAGTGTGDQAGQGQQTPAANQGQGATSGGAGGAVPAGFFLERNFGFHFTMAMPEGFKQTATAGENSGAIYSRDGGFPRIQVDYTDKPGEDARLAWAKAAPAVARDSNGYRQIRIDTVDYRGYPTVADWEFEREQKGIKVRVLNRGFKLDATHGYAIMISCAADQWDAPECTQLRNVAFETFQPLG, encoded by the coding sequence GTGAAGCCCGGGTTGAGCAAGGCCGAGCCTGCGCCCGCGGCGAAGGCAGGGGCCGGGGACGCGAAGCCGGAACTGGGCAAGGGCGCTCCTGCGCCCGCGGCCAAGGCCGGGCCCGAGGACGCGAAGCCCGGGCTGGGCAAGGGTGCGTCCGAGGGCGAGGGCGCGAAGCCTGTGGTGGAGCCTGACGATGCGAAGCCTGCGGCCGTGAAGCCCGGGTTGAGCAAGGCCGAGCCTGCGCCCGCGGCGAAGGCAGGGGCCGGGGACGCGAAGCCGGAACTGGGCAAGGGCGCTCCTGCGCCCGCGGCCAAGGCTGAGGGTTCGGTGGTGAGGACGGGGGTCAATCCCGTCGTCGAGAAGGCCGATGCCATGGCCGCCGCCGTCAAGGCCGCCGCCGCGAAGGCCGCCGAGGGCGGACAGGACGAGGGGCGGTTGCTGGCCGGGCGGTACCGGCTGAGTGCCGTGCTCGGCAAGGGCGGGATGGGTACCGTCTGGCGCGCCCAGGACGAGACCCTGGGCCGGACCGTCGCCGTCAAGGAGCTCCGCTTCAGCACCGGGGTCGACGAGGACGAGAAGCGACGCCTCATCACCCGTACCCTCCGCGAGGCCAAGGCCATTGCCCGGATCCGCAGCGGTGGCGCCGTCACCGTCTACGACGTCGTCGACGAGGACGGCCGCCCGTGGATCGTCATGGAGCTCATCGAGGGCCCCTCGCTCGCCGAGTTCATACGGGAGAACGGCCCCCTCACCCCGCACCGCGCCGCCGAGGTCGGCCTCGCGGTGCTCGACGTACTGCGCGCCGCGCACGGCCAGGGCATCCTGCACCGCGACGTGAAGCCGTCCAATGTGCTGATCGCCGGCAACGGCCGTGTGGTCCTCACCGACTTCGGCATCGCGCAGGTCGAGGGCGACCCCTCCGTCACCTCCACCGGCATGCTCGTCGGCGCCCCCTCCTACATTTCCCCCGAGCGCGCCCGCGGCCAGAAGCCCGGCCCGCCCGCCGACATGTGGTCGCTCGGCGGCCTGCTGTACGCCTCCGTCGAGGGGGTGCCCCCGTACGACAAGGGGTCCGCGCTCGCGACCCTCACCGCGGTGATGACCGAGCCCGTGGACCCGCCGAAGAACGCCGGTCCGCTGACCGACGTCATCTACGGCCTGCTCGCCAAGGACCCGGCCCACCGCCTCGACGACGGCCGTGCCCGGGCGATGCTGAATGCCGTACTGGCGGCGCCCGAGCCCCGGCCGGCCCCCGTGGTGGCTCCGGCGGCCGAGGAGACCCGGCAGATCTCCCTGGCGGACGCCCAGGATGCCGCGGAGAAGGCCACCGCGGAGAAGGCGGCCGAGAAGGCGGCGAAGAAGGAACGCGAACGGCGCGAGCGCGAGCAGCGCGAACGGGCCCGCGCCGCGCTGAAGGCCGCCCGCAAGGCGGCGACCGCCGCGGCCGCCACCACGGCCGTCTCCGCCGCCGAGTCCCCGAAGTCCAAGCCGTCCCCCGTCCCGGCTCCGCTCACGGACGTCATGCAGCGCCGCACGATCGTGCTGGCGATAGCGGCCGTGGTCGTGGTGCTGGCGGTGGTCGGTTCGCTCATCGCCTACTCCCTGGGCGACGACAAGGACGCCAAGAAGGAGGGCAAGGGCGGCAAGCAGCCCACCCCGGCGGCCTCGGCACCGAAGGACCCGGGCAGTGGCGGGACCGGGGGGACGGCCCCGAAGCCCTCGGGGAACACCGGTGAATCGGCCGGCACCGGCACCGGAAGCGGCACCGCAGGCACCGGCACCGGTGACCAGGCGGGCCAGGGCCAGCAGACCCCGGCCGCGAACCAGGGTCAGGGCGCCACGTCCGGCGGCGCCGGCGGTGCGGTCCCCGCGGGCTTCTTCCTGGAGCGGAACTTCGGATTCCACTTCACGATGGCCATGCCCGAGGGCTTCAAGCAGACGGCCACGGCGGGTGAGAACTCCGGCGCCATATACAGCCGTGACGGCGGATTCCCGCGGATCCAGGTCGACTACACCGACAAGCCGGGCGAGGACGCGCGCCTGGCCTGGGCCAAGGCGGCCCCCGCGGTGGCGCGCGACAGCAACGGCTACCGGCAGATCCGCATCGACACGGTGGACTACCGGGGCTACCCGACCGTCGCGGACTGGGAGTTCGAGCGGGAGCAGAAGGGGATCAAGGTCCGGGTGCTCAACCGCGGCTTCAAGCTCGACGCGACGCACGGCTACGCGATCATGATCAGCTGCGCCGCCGACCAGTGGGACGCCCCCGAGTGCACCCAGTTGCGCAACGTCGCCTTCGAGACCTTCCAGCCGCTCGGCTGA
- a CDS encoding protein kinase, translating to MEEYAGRILAGRYRLPLPPSDAYELIETRAFDTRSGQEVLVRQVPLPEVVDAELLDGPRAVPAAARRSPGDLPAVRRAIEAAQAAASIPDHPRLDQVFDVFAEGESLWIVSELVPARPLAALIADEPLSPYRAAEVASDVLTALRVLHAHGWTHRNITVRTVLVCEDGRVVLTGLAAGAAEEALCGYDPVPSAEDTGGGTGWGAGPPPAAVTVPAPAPQPVPGPVPGPGPAPDPMPGATHAAGPVELRTEPAPAYAPLVAPGYDTGPRYTDHITPGRPQDGPDLQAAARAGAIAAYRAGARAAAARVVEERRAGAGAEPEAGPMPERRPEGSTLPQGYSYPYGGPETGDAAPWHGATPRRAELPAAAPEPQPLPEPQWEQRPTPDTEPQPEPSPQPGQRPALPAQLALPQGYRQADTPSPAVPDRPQPVGGDGRSGPRTGLDAERARQTRMAVVGAVTERWAPEQAGPVHGHWQLAAPVGPATDLWALGALLYRAVQGHAPYPEDSVAELVEMVCAEPPAFAEECGALRPVVESLLRQDPTERPDFEELRGWLRSLVRSAPEPDAGFGMLPMPEPDPARLPVVRRRGEVHGRHRNPAAPRKPRALGRMLLVGILVLLAGGVAYAMLFMPRAGDPEATGGSSGGATQAPAKPSPSQVPSGTPESKPAPQTTAPAESQAAPAPAPAGYTTQQDPEHFEIAVPNGWERRGINESGQVRYTDGQFVLTVVPGRDKVQGNPDPAAYQKDKEPELTPYRTSTWSTVGDVKTTKVGQQLRATGRYTWIDGTGRNVYARNYVVALGGSYHVVLVTGPEDEQSKVTEVFEKATASYKAGG from the coding sequence GTGGAGGAGTACGCGGGCCGGATCCTGGCCGGCCGCTACCGCCTGCCCCTGCCGCCGTCCGACGCGTACGAACTGATAGAGACCCGCGCCTTTGACACGCGCAGCGGGCAGGAAGTCCTGGTCCGGCAGGTGCCGTTACCGGAGGTCGTGGACGCGGAGCTGCTCGACGGGCCGCGGGCCGTCCCGGCCGCGGCGCGCCGCTCGCCCGGCGATCTGCCGGCCGTGCGCCGGGCCATCGAGGCGGCGCAGGCGGCGGCTTCGATCCCGGACCATCCCCGGCTGGACCAGGTCTTCGACGTGTTCGCCGAGGGCGAGTCGCTGTGGATAGTGAGCGAACTGGTCCCGGCCCGGCCGCTGGCCGCGCTGATAGCCGATGAACCGCTGAGCCCCTACCGGGCGGCCGAGGTGGCCTCCGACGTGCTGACCGCGCTGCGGGTGCTGCACGCGCACGGCTGGACGCACCGGAACATCACCGTCCGGACCGTCCTGGTGTGTGAGGACGGGCGGGTCGTGCTGACCGGCCTGGCGGCCGGCGCGGCGGAGGAGGCCCTGTGCGGGTACGACCCCGTCCCCAGCGCCGAGGACACCGGCGGTGGAACGGGGTGGGGCGCTGGCCCCCCTCCGGCGGCGGTCACCGTCCCGGCTCCGGCCCCGCAGCCCGTTCCCGGCCCGGTTCCCGGCCCGGGTCCGGCCCCGGACCCGATGCCGGGGGCGACGCACGCCGCCGGTCCGGTGGAACTCCGTACGGAGCCTGCCCCCGCCTACGCACCGCTCGTGGCCCCCGGCTACGACACGGGGCCGCGGTACACCGACCACATCACCCCCGGACGTCCGCAGGACGGCCCGGACCTCCAGGCCGCCGCACGGGCCGGGGCCATCGCCGCCTACCGGGCCGGGGCGCGGGCGGCCGCCGCCCGGGTCGTCGAGGAGCGCAGGGCCGGGGCCGGCGCCGAGCCGGAGGCCGGTCCGATGCCGGAGCGGCGGCCCGAGGGGTCGACCCTCCCGCAGGGGTACTCGTACCCGTACGGCGGCCCGGAGACCGGCGACGCCGCGCCCTGGCACGGCGCGACGCCCCGCCGGGCGGAACTCCCGGCAGCCGCCCCGGAGCCGCAGCCGCTTCCGGAGCCGCAGTGGGAGCAGCGGCCGACGCCGGACACCGAACCGCAGCCGGAACCTTCGCCCCAGCCCGGGCAGCGCCCCGCCCTGCCCGCCCAACTCGCCCTGCCCCAGGGCTACCGGCAGGCCGACACCCCGTCCCCGGCCGTCCCCGATCGGCCGCAGCCCGTCGGCGGCGACGGCCGGTCCGGGCCGCGGACCGGCCTGGACGCCGAGCGCGCACGGCAGACCCGCATGGCCGTGGTCGGGGCCGTCACCGAGCGGTGGGCCCCCGAGCAGGCGGGCCCCGTGCACGGGCACTGGCAGCTCGCGGCCCCCGTCGGCCCCGCCACCGACCTCTGGGCGCTCGGCGCGCTGCTCTACCGCGCGGTGCAGGGGCACGCCCCCTATCCGGAGGACAGCGTCGCCGAGCTGGTCGAGATGGTCTGCGCGGAGCCGCCCGCCTTCGCGGAGGAGTGCGGGGCGCTGCGCCCGGTCGTGGAGTCGCTGCTGCGCCAGGACCCCACCGAGCGGCCCGACTTCGAGGAGCTGCGCGGCTGGCTGCGTTCGCTCGTACGGTCCGCGCCCGAGCCGGACGCCGGCTTCGGGATGCTCCCGATGCCGGAGCCGGATCCGGCGCGGCTGCCCGTCGTACGCCGGCGCGGCGAGGTCCACGGCCGGCACCGCAATCCCGCGGCCCCCCGCAAGCCGCGCGCCCTCGGCCGGATGCTGCTCGTCGGGATCCTGGTCCTCCTCGCCGGCGGGGTGGCGTACGCGATGCTGTTCATGCCCCGGGCCGGGGATCCGGAGGCGACGGGCGGATCCAGCGGCGGCGCCACGCAGGCTCCGGCGAAGCCGAGCCCCTCCCAGGTCCCGTCGGGCACGCCCGAGTCCAAGCCCGCTCCGCAGACGACCGCGCCCGCCGAGTCGCAGGCGGCCCCCGCCCCGGCCCCGGCCGGTTACACCACCCAGCAGGACCCGGAGCACTTCGAGATCGCCGTGCCCAACGGCTGGGAGCGCCGCGGAATCAATGAGTCCGGTCAGGTCCGGTACACCGACGGGCAGTTCGTGCTGACCGTCGTCCCGGGCCGCGACAAGGTCCAGGGCAATCCCGATCCCGCGGCCTACCAGAAGGACAAGGAGCCGGAGCTGACCCCGTACCGGACGTCCACCTGGTCGACCGTCGGCGACGTGAAGACCACCAAGGTGGGCCAGCAACTGCGTGCTACCGGCCGGTACACGTGGATCGACGGGACCGGCCGCAACGTCTACGCCCGCAATTACGTCGTCGCTCTGGGCGGCAGCTACCACGTCGTCCTGGTGACCGGTCCGGAGGACGAACAGTCCAAGGTGACCGAAGTCTTCGAAAAGGCCACGGCGAGTTACAAGGCGGGCGGTTGA
- a CDS encoding glycerol-3-phosphate dehydrogenase/oxidase: MRTATLGPAQRAEALSRMAERELDVLVVGAGVVGAGTALDAVTRGLSTGLVEARDWASGTSSRSSKLIHGGLRYLEMLDFALVREALKERGLLLERLAPHLVKPVPFLYPLQHKGWERLYAGSGVALYDAMSVSSGHGRGLPVHRHLSRRRALRVAPALRKDALVGALQYYDAQMDDARYVTTLVRTAAAYGAHCANRARVIGFLREGERVVGARVRDVEGGGEYEIRAKQVVNATGVWTDDTQALIGERGQFHVRASKGIHLVVPKDRIHSSTGLILRTEKSVLFVIPWGRHWIVGTTDTDWDLDKAHPAASSADIDYLLEHVNSVLAVPLTRDDVQGVYAGLRPLLAGESDATSKLSREHTVAHPVPGLVVVAGGKYTTYRVMAKDAVDEAVHGLDQRVADCVTEDVPLVGAEGYRALWNGRARIAARTGLHVVRVEHLLNRFGSLTEELLDLMAADPGLREPVSGADDYLRAEIVYAASHEGARHLDDVLTRRTRISIETFDRGTRSARECAELMAPVLGWDKQQIEKEVEHYEKRVQAERESQRQPDDQTADAARLGAPDIVPL, translated from the coding sequence GTGAGGACAGCGACACTGGGGCCGGCACAGCGGGCCGAAGCCCTCAGCCGGATGGCCGAGCGGGAACTGGACGTGCTGGTGGTGGGCGCGGGCGTGGTGGGCGCCGGCACCGCCCTCGACGCCGTGACGCGCGGCCTGTCGACCGGCCTGGTGGAGGCGCGGGACTGGGCCTCGGGCACCTCCAGCCGCTCCAGCAAGCTGATCCACGGCGGCCTGAGGTATCTGGAGATGCTCGACTTCGCCCTCGTGCGGGAGGCGCTGAAGGAGCGCGGCCTGCTGCTGGAGCGCCTCGCCCCGCACCTGGTGAAGCCGGTGCCGTTCCTGTACCCGCTGCAGCACAAGGGCTGGGAGCGGCTGTACGCCGGATCGGGCGTCGCGCTGTACGACGCGATGTCGGTCTCCAGCGGCCACGGGCGCGGCCTGCCCGTGCACCGGCACCTGTCGCGCAGGCGCGCGCTGCGGGTGGCGCCGGCGCTGCGCAAGGACGCGCTGGTCGGCGCCCTGCAGTACTACGACGCCCAGATGGACGATGCGCGCTACGTCACCACGCTCGTGCGTACGGCCGCGGCGTACGGGGCGCACTGCGCCAATCGGGCGAGGGTCATCGGTTTTCTGCGTGAGGGCGAGCGGGTGGTCGGCGCGCGGGTGCGCGACGTGGAGGGCGGGGGCGAGTACGAGATCCGCGCGAAGCAGGTCGTGAACGCGACCGGGGTGTGGACGGACGACACCCAGGCGCTGATCGGGGAGCGCGGCCAGTTCCACGTGCGGGCGTCGAAGGGCATCCACCTGGTCGTACCGAAGGACCGGATCCATTCGAGCACCGGACTGATCCTGCGGACCGAGAAGTCGGTGCTGTTCGTCATCCCGTGGGGCCGGCACTGGATCGTGGGGACCACGGACACCGACTGGGACCTGGACAAGGCGCACCCGGCGGCTTCGAGCGCGGACATCGACTACCTGCTGGAGCACGTGAACTCGGTGCTGGCGGTGCCGCTCACGCGCGACGACGTCCAGGGCGTGTACGCGGGCCTGCGGCCGCTGCTGGCCGGGGAGTCGGACGCGACGAGCAAGCTGTCGCGCGAGCACACGGTGGCGCACCCGGTGCCGGGGCTGGTGGTGGTCGCCGGGGGCAAGTACACGACGTACCGGGTCATGGCGAAGGACGCCGTGGACGAGGCCGTGCACGGGCTGGACCAGCGGGTGGCCGATTGCGTGACGGAGGACGTGCCGCTGGTGGGGGCGGAGGGATACCGGGCGCTGTGGAACGGTCGGGCGAGGATCGCGGCCCGGACGGGGCTTCACGTGGTGCGGGTGGAGCACCTGTTGAACCGCTTCGGGTCGCTGACGGAGGAGCTGCTGGACCTGATGGCCGCCGACCCGGGGCTGCGGGAGCCGGTGTCCGGGGCGGACGACTACCTGCGGGCCGAGATCGTGTACGCGGCCTCGCACGAGGGGGCCCGGCACCTGGACGACGTACTGACGCGGCGGACCCGGATCTCGATCGAGACCTTCGACCGGGGGACGCGCTCGGCCCGGGAATGCGCGGAGTTGATGGCTCCGGTGCTGGGGTGGGACAAGCAGCAGATCGAGAAGGAAGTGGAGCACTACGAGAAGCGGGTCCAGGCGGAGCGGGAATCGCAGCGTCAGCCGGACGACCAGACGGCGGACGCGGCGCGGCTGGGGGCGCCCGACATCGTTCCGTTGTAA